A window of Sander vitreus isolate 19-12246 chromosome 18, sanVit1, whole genome shotgun sequence contains these coding sequences:
- the LOC144533578 gene encoding uncharacterized protein LOC144533578 isoform X2, with protein sequence MSRLLGEIRRSNKAAAEVLEKADLHTDSDIQSLTREELHDLFPEHKYFKLRRTIFDIIHKQKPVDVILRQLKEFIPHESFRTALTDNGVLVDYLHILKDIKTQINNVQSFLDAHIAVLEEFSKNPPDQESASCNPVKQSYGQPDGRSQGAQGTGPSDTSGQMILHTGQTGGHPQATLKYKMIVGGKTFDAHQQLMEKVQDQVQDQVRLIESSQDYKVNFVFCPISSRVASDVEAAMTDVRDDKPVILVLMHHTREVKYTTSMRTWPAYNNIVLHVNVFYHETLRGLLRDQQNDAAITQIQNKLLEWFVPKSEDSSGNAGSGLACSASVRSGGNNRPSEADSNSSVFNIFKRW encoded by the exons ATGTCACGATTATTGGGTGAAATAAGGCGCAGCAACAAAGCAGCCGCTGAAGTGTTGGAAA AGGCAGATTTACACACTGACTCGGACATCCAGTCACTGACTCGAGAAGAACTGCACGATCTGTTTCCTGAACATAAGTATTTCAAACTGAGAAGGACCATCTTTGACATAATACACAAACAG AAGCCAGTTGATGTGATCCTAAGACAACTGAAAGAGTTCATCCCACATGAATCTTTCAGGA ctgctCTAACCGACAACGGAGTCTTGGTTGATTACCTCCACATCCTGAAGGACATTAAGACCCAAATAAATAATGTCCAGAGTTTCCTTGATGCTCACATCGCTGTTCTGGAAGAATTCAGCAAAAATCCGCCAGATCAGGAGTCAGCCTCCTGTAATCCCGTGAAGCAATCCTATGGCCAACCTGATGGTCGTTCACAAGGAGCACAAG GTACAGGTCCCTCGGACACCAGTGGTCAAATGATACTCCATACTGGCCAAACTGGTGGCCATCCACAAG CCACACTGAAGTACAAGATGATTGTTGGCGGTAAAACCTTTGATGCACATCAACAGCTGATGGAGAAAGTTCAGGATCAAGTTCAGGATCAGGTTCGGCTTATTGAAAGCAGTCAGGATTACAAGGTCAATTTTGTCTTCTGCCCGATCAGTTCACGCGTTGCATCAGATGTTGAAGCAGCCATGACTGATGTTAGAG ATGATAAACCTGTCATTCTGGTGTTGATGCACCACACACGGGAGGTCAAGTACACAACATCAATGAGAACATGGCCTGCCTACAATAACATTGTGTTGCATGTCAACGTTTTCTACCATGAGACACTGCGTGGATTACTGAGGGATCAACAAAATGATGCTGCTATTACCCagatacaaaacaaattacttGAGTGGTTTGTTCCAAAAAGTGAAGATTCCAGTGGAAATGCTGGCAGTGGTTTGGCTTGCAGTGCTTCTGTTAGAAGTGGTGGTAACAACAGGCCTTCTGAAGCTGACAGTAatagcagtgtttttaatatatttaaaaggTGGTAA
- the LOC144533578 gene encoding uncharacterized protein LOC144533578 isoform X3, whose amino-acid sequence MSRLLGEIRRSNKAAAEVLEKADLHTDSDIQSLTREELHDLFPEHKYFKLRRTIFDIIHKQKPVDVILRQLKEFIPHESFRTALTDNGVLVDYLHILKDIKTQINNVQSFLDAHIAVLEEFSKNPPDQESASCNPVKQSYGQPDGRSQGAQATLKYKMIVGGKTFDAHQQLMEKVQDQVQDQVRLIESSQDYKVNFVFCPISSRVASDVEAAMTDVRDDKPVILVLMHHTREVKYTTSMRTWPAYNNIVLHVNVFYHETLRGLLRDQQNDAAITQIQNKLLEWFVPKSEDSSGNAGSGLACSASVRSGGNNRPSEADSNSSVFNIFKRW is encoded by the exons ATGTCACGATTATTGGGTGAAATAAGGCGCAGCAACAAAGCAGCCGCTGAAGTGTTGGAAA AGGCAGATTTACACACTGACTCGGACATCCAGTCACTGACTCGAGAAGAACTGCACGATCTGTTTCCTGAACATAAGTATTTCAAACTGAGAAGGACCATCTTTGACATAATACACAAACAG AAGCCAGTTGATGTGATCCTAAGACAACTGAAAGAGTTCATCCCACATGAATCTTTCAGGA ctgctCTAACCGACAACGGAGTCTTGGTTGATTACCTCCACATCCTGAAGGACATTAAGACCCAAATAAATAATGTCCAGAGTTTCCTTGATGCTCACATCGCTGTTCTGGAAGAATTCAGCAAAAATCCGCCAGATCAGGAGTCAGCCTCCTGTAATCCCGTGAAGCAATCCTATGGCCAACCTGATGGTCGTTCACAAGGAGCACAAG CCACACTGAAGTACAAGATGATTGTTGGCGGTAAAACCTTTGATGCACATCAACAGCTGATGGAGAAAGTTCAGGATCAAGTTCAGGATCAGGTTCGGCTTATTGAAAGCAGTCAGGATTACAAGGTCAATTTTGTCTTCTGCCCGATCAGTTCACGCGTTGCATCAGATGTTGAAGCAGCCATGACTGATGTTAGAG ATGATAAACCTGTCATTCTGGTGTTGATGCACCACACACGGGAGGTCAAGTACACAACATCAATGAGAACATGGCCTGCCTACAATAACATTGTGTTGCATGTCAACGTTTTCTACCATGAGACACTGCGTGGATTACTGAGGGATCAACAAAATGATGCTGCTATTACCCagatacaaaacaaattacttGAGTGGTTTGTTCCAAAAAGTGAAGATTCCAGTGGAAATGCTGGCAGTGGTTTGGCTTGCAGTGCTTCTGTTAGAAGTGGTGGTAACAACAGGCCTTCTGAAGCTGACAGTAatagcagtgtttttaatatatttaaaaggTGGTAA
- the LOC144533578 gene encoding uncharacterized protein LOC144533578 isoform X1: protein MSRLLGEIRRSNKAAAEVLEKADLHTDSDIQSLTREELHDLFPEHKYFKLRRTIFDIIHKQKPVDVILRQLKEFIPHESFRTALTDNGVLVDYLHILKDIKTQINNVQSFLDAHIAVLEEFSKNPPDQESASCNPVKQSYGQPDGRSQGAQGTGPSDTSGQMILHTGQTGGHPQGPHTTLKYKMIVGGKTFDAHQQLMEKVQDQVQDQVRLIESSQDYKVNFVFCPISSRVASDVEAAMTDVRDDKPVILVLMHHTREVKYTTSMRTWPAYNNIVLHVNVFYHETLRGLLRDQQNDAAITQIQNKLLEWFVPKSEDSSGNAGSGLACSASVRSGGNNRPSEADSNSSVFNIFKRW, encoded by the exons ATGTCACGATTATTGGGTGAAATAAGGCGCAGCAACAAAGCAGCCGCTGAAGTGTTGGAAA AGGCAGATTTACACACTGACTCGGACATCCAGTCACTGACTCGAGAAGAACTGCACGATCTGTTTCCTGAACATAAGTATTTCAAACTGAGAAGGACCATCTTTGACATAATACACAAACAG AAGCCAGTTGATGTGATCCTAAGACAACTGAAAGAGTTCATCCCACATGAATCTTTCAGGA ctgctCTAACCGACAACGGAGTCTTGGTTGATTACCTCCACATCCTGAAGGACATTAAGACCCAAATAAATAATGTCCAGAGTTTCCTTGATGCTCACATCGCTGTTCTGGAAGAATTCAGCAAAAATCCGCCAGATCAGGAGTCAGCCTCCTGTAATCCCGTGAAGCAATCCTATGGCCAACCTGATGGTCGTTCACAAGGAGCACAAG GTACAGGTCCCTCGGACACCAGTGGTCAAATGATACTCCATACTGGCCAAACTGGTGGCCATCCACAAGGTCCTCATA CCACACTGAAGTACAAGATGATTGTTGGCGGTAAAACCTTTGATGCACATCAACAGCTGATGGAGAAAGTTCAGGATCAAGTTCAGGATCAGGTTCGGCTTATTGAAAGCAGTCAGGATTACAAGGTCAATTTTGTCTTCTGCCCGATCAGTTCACGCGTTGCATCAGATGTTGAAGCAGCCATGACTGATGTTAGAG ATGATAAACCTGTCATTCTGGTGTTGATGCACCACACACGGGAGGTCAAGTACACAACATCAATGAGAACATGGCCTGCCTACAATAACATTGTGTTGCATGTCAACGTTTTCTACCATGAGACACTGCGTGGATTACTGAGGGATCAACAAAATGATGCTGCTATTACCCagatacaaaacaaattacttGAGTGGTTTGTTCCAAAAAGTGAAGATTCCAGTGGAAATGCTGGCAGTGGTTTGGCTTGCAGTGCTTCTGTTAGAAGTGGTGGTAACAACAGGCCTTCTGAAGCTGACAGTAatagcagtgtttttaatatatttaaaaggTGGTAA